A window of Cytobacillus sp. FSL H8-0458 genomic DNA:
TCTTGATTTTTTCAAACATATTAATGATACATATGGCCATCCGGCAGGTGATACAGTCCTTGCTGAATTTGCAAAGTACTTAAAAGAAAATGTCCGGCAAACAGATTATGTGTTCCGATATGGCGGCGAGGAATTTGTCATCTTATTCTCTGGCGCTACAGATAGCGAAATCAAAATAGCTCTTGAAAAGATTTTACAAGGGTTTTCGGAAAAGAGGTTTGAACAGTGCGGCAATTCATTTAGCGTTACTTTTTCTGCAGGAGTTTTTATGGCCGATCAGCCGGGGATAGAGAAAGAAACGATTGTAAGGGCTGCTGACCAGGCTTTATATGAAGCGAAACAAAAGGGAAGAGCAAGAGTGGAAAGCGGTAAAGCCGATCCTATTGCACAGCATAAGAAAAAGCTTTATGTCTCCGTTATTGACGATGACTCGATTATTAGAATGATGCTGACAAAGGTTCTCAGCAATATGGAGTTCGATCATGCAGACCTGGATATCCAGGCATTTGAAGACGGGCGGAAATTTCTGCATTCGAATCGAATAGAAGAAAAGGGGCCGCATTTTCTCGTTCTTGATGGGATAATGCCTGTAATGGATGGCCTTGAGGTTATGCAGGAAATGAAACAGTCGAAGAGAGCCAAGGACATTCATGTTCTTATGCTGACAGGGCGAAAAAGTGAGCAGGATATAGCACGTGCATTGAAACTTGGAGCTGAAGATTACGTGACAAAGCCATTTAGTCTTACAGAACTGGAAGCTAGAATTCAGCGTTTAATTAAGAGGCTTATCTAAATGCTGAAGAATGAAATATTCTTCCTCGGTCTATTAACTGCTGTCATTTCCGGATTGCTGCTTCTCATTCTGTTGTACCTTGTCATAAGAAAATGGCTGGAAGATCGAGAGCGCAGAAATATTAATGAATGCATTGAAGCCCTTAGCCCGCTCATCTTTGCCTATATTACTGGGGGAGAGGCAAGCAGGCACTTCCATTTGGATAATGATATAAAAAGGAAGGCCGCAGAAGAGGTTCTGAGTAAATTCGCAGCCAATTTAACAGGAGAAGGGGAAACGAGAAAACTTAGGGAGTTTGCTGACAGGAATCTGAGAAATTACTTCAAGAGACAGTTAAAAAGCAGAAGGTGGAGTACCAGAATGAATGCACTCTACACTATCGAAGATCTGCATTTCATTGAGTTACAGCCTCAAGTTTTAGAGGCAGCCATAAAAGAGAGAATATCACACGATGAAAAAGTACAATCCTTGAGAATACTTGCGGTATTTCAATTCGAGGGAATCTTTGAGCTTCTTTTGTATAATAGTGAAAACCTATCGGACGGTGAATTAAGGAATATCATCCTCCGGCTGAATGAAGACTTGTTCAGTCATTTCATTACAGATTTTCATAGGGCTAAAAACCCGTTGAAATATGCCATAATTGATTCTGCTGGAATAAGAAAAGAATTTAAATATTTACATTTCATTGAGTCAGTTTATGCCAGCTATGATGGGGAGCCTCGTTTAAGAGCAGTAAAGGCACTTTCTTCATTAGGGATGGTTGAGGATATAATACCCTATCTGGACTTGCGTCATTCCGAGGATTGGAAGGAAAGAATGATGGCTGCGAAACTCTTCGGTTCACTAAGGGAACCTGAACTCATGCCATATTTGCTAGACCTTCTCCATGATCGTTCCTGGTGGGTAAGATCTCAGGCTGGGCAATCCATTATGATGTTCCCTCGCGGAAAGGAAGAATTGCAGATTGTACTGGATACCTCGGATGATTCGTATGCAAGGGACATGGCCTGGGAATGGATGAATAAAGGAGAATTTGGTTGATTATGGCTCTAATGTGGGGAAATATATTGGTCGGATTTGCTGCATTTATAGCAGTCTTTATGGTGCTGGTCATCAGTTTCTATTCAATTATTTTATTAATCTCAGTTTTTCAGTTAAGAAAGGAATATTTGCTGAACCGAAACCAGACATTTGACGAGTATATGAATGAATCTTTCGCAAAACCGGTTTCCATCATTGTACCAGCATATAACGAAGAAGCAGGCATTGTTGCCAGTGTGAGATCCCTTTTGAGTATAGATTATCCTTCTTTTGAGATTATCGTTGTCAATGACGGTTCAAAAGATGACACTATAGAAAAAATGATTACTCATTATCAAATGAAGGAAATTAATCCAGCCGTCAGGAAGCAGGTTCAAACAAAGTCTGTGAAAAAAGTTTACCAGTCCATTTCTCTTCCAAATCTATATTTAATAGACAAAGAGAATGGAGGAAAAGCTGATGCATTGAACGCAGGAATTAACTTTTCCCATTTTCCTTATTTCTGTTCATTGGATGGAGATTCTGTACTGGAAAGGGATGCTTTCTTAAAGGTAATGAAGCCTATATTGGATTCTGATGGGGAAGTGATTGCTTCGAGCGGAAGCATCCGCATTGCAAATGGCTGTGAAATACAGGACGGCAATATTTTAAAGGTTGGCTTAGCCAGGGAGCCTTTGGTCATCATGCAAATAATCGAATATTTAAGGGCCTTTTTAATGGGAAGGATTGGGTTAAGCCGGCATAATTTACTTCTGATTGTCTCTGGAGCCTTCGGTGTTTTTTCCAAGCAATGGGTCATTGATGCGGGAGGCTATAAAACCAATACAGTTGGCGAGGATATGGAGCTCGTAGTAAGGCTCCATAGACTTATCAGAGACAAAAAGCAAAAGAAAAAAATCGTCTACGTCCCTGACCCTGTTTGCTGGACAGAAGTTCCGGAAAGCACGACATACCTTAGAAGACAAAGGCGTAGGTGGCATCGCGGATTATTTGAAAGTCTGTGGACACACAGGAAGATGACCTTTAATCCAAGATACGGCCCTATAGGGTTTATATCCTTTCCATACTTTTGGATCGTAGAGTTTTTAGGCCCGATAGTTGAATTATTGGGATACATTTATGTGGTTATCTCCCTATTTTTGGGTGGTATCTATCTTGAGTTTGCCATCCTGATTTTTCTGCTATCGTGTTTATATGGTTCACTTTTTTCCATGGCCGCCGTTTTGCTTGAGGAATGGAGCTTGAGGAAATTTCCAAAAATCTCTGATTTAATCAAACTGTTTTTCTATTCATTGACTGAAACGTTATGGTACCGGCCATTGACGGTTTTTTGGAGATGTGAAGGAATATGGCAGCTGGTCAAAGGCGATACAAGCTGGGGAGAAATGAAAAGAAAAGGTGTTTCCGGATGAGACAATTTATCAAAGGGCAAACAGCCGTTTTTCTGTTTGTTTTTGCCGTGCTGACCGTTGTTTCCAGTCCTTTCTGGTCATGGTGGCTAAAGCAGGATCAAAAACTGAATGTGTTTATTTTGGACAAAACAGTGCCGGATGACTCTTATCGGGAGCATAAGGGACTTATATGGATTTTAAATAATGAAAAATATATCAAATCAGATGGGGATCGATACAGTATTGAGGCTGATTACAGCGGCTTTAAACCAGGAATGAAAAATGAATATAATATTAAGCCATTACCGGACGATCTCGAAAAATATCAGGTTCTTTACCTTGCAGATACGTATGGGGTTTATGAGGAAGAATTCTATGGAAGCAATCCATTGGGAGAAAGGTCTTCTAATCTATATGGCGGGCTGCAGGAGGAGGAGGTTATCCAGCTGGAGGAAACGTTAGTTTCCTCCAAAGGGAAAACACTCATTGCAGAATTCAATACGTTTGCAAGTCCTTCATCAGATGAGGCCCGGCACCGATTGACCAATTTATTGAATATCAGCTGGAGCGGGTGGATTGGGAGGTATTTCCCTGACCTATCGGGCAGTGAGGTTCCTATATGGGTAAAGGAAAACTATGGAGACGGAAATTGGGGTCTTAAAGGTCCCGGTCTCGTATTTGTGAACTCGAATGATTACGTTGTTGTTGTCGAGGAGAGTGAACTGGAAGGTAAAGGGGTTGAGTTCCGCTTTACTAATAAGGGCGAGGATTTCTTCGGAAAGAAGGGAGGAGCGCCCTATCGATATTGGTTCGATGTGATCGACGCTAGAAATGCGGATGAAATACTGGCTGAGTATTCATTGCCTCTTACTAAAACAGGAAAAAGCAAGCTGCAGAATGCTGGAATTCCTGACACCTTCCCAGCTGTTATTCAGCACAGCAGCGCTGCCTATTCTTCCTATTATTTTGCAGGCGATTATGCAGATGAAGCAGAAGTGCCAGCTATTTATCAGACGAGAGGACTGGCCAAATGGAAAGAACATTTTAGAGCCAATGATTCTTTTTACTGGGAAGCGTACGTCCCAATGATGAAAAAGGTGCTGCAGGAAAAGCCGAAGCTGGCGAATAGCAAACACACCCCTGAAATAGATGAGAACAATGGAATTCAATTCAATAGCCATACAAGTGAAGATTATATACAAATAATGAAAAATGGCACCTGGAAAGATTTGCTTATAAAAGGGGTCAATATGGGAATAGCCAAGCCTGGCAAATTCCCGGGGGAAACAGGAATTACTGAAGCTGAGTATTTTCGCTGGTTTAAAGCAATTGGCGATATGAATGCCAATGCTATCAGGATATACACATTGCATCCCCCGGCGTTTTATGAAGCATTTCATAAATATAATCAGATCTCGGAAAAACCATTATTTTTATTCCATGGTGTCTGGGTCAACGAAGAAACACTGGTAAAGGAGCAGGATGCTTTTTCAGATGCTGTAACCGATGATTTTAAAAGTGAAATGATGAAAATGATTGATATTATTCACGGTAAAGCTGTCATTGAGGAGAGGCCAGGGCATGCTTCAGGTGAATATACATTTGATA
This region includes:
- a CDS encoding HEAT repeat domain-containing protein is translated as MLKNEIFFLGLLTAVISGLLLLILLYLVIRKWLEDRERRNINECIEALSPLIFAYITGGEASRHFHLDNDIKRKAAEEVLSKFAANLTGEGETRKLREFADRNLRNYFKRQLKSRRWSTRMNALYTIEDLHFIELQPQVLEAAIKERISHDEKVQSLRILAVFQFEGIFELLLYNSENLSDGELRNIILRLNEDLFSHFITDFHRAKNPLKYAIIDSAGIRKEFKYLHFIESVYASYDGEPRLRAVKALSSLGMVEDIIPYLDLRHSEDWKERMMAAKLFGSLREPELMPYLLDLLHDRSWWVRSQAGQSIMMFPRGKEELQIVLDTSDDSYARDMAWEWMNKGEFG
- a CDS encoding glycosyltransferase family 2 protein, which gives rise to MWGNILVGFAAFIAVFMVLVISFYSIILLISVFQLRKEYLLNRNQTFDEYMNESFAKPVSIIVPAYNEEAGIVASVRSLLSIDYPSFEIIVVNDGSKDDTIEKMITHYQMKEINPAVRKQVQTKSVKKVYQSISLPNLYLIDKENGGKADALNAGINFSHFPYFCSLDGDSVLERDAFLKVMKPILDSDGEVIASSGSIRIANGCEIQDGNILKVGLAREPLVIMQIIEYLRAFLMGRIGLSRHNLLLIVSGAFGVFSKQWVIDAGGYKTNTVGEDMELVVRLHRLIRDKKQKKKIVYVPDPVCWTEVPESTTYLRRQRRRWHRGLFESLWTHRKMTFNPRYGPIGFISFPYFWIVEFLGPIVELLGYIYVVISLFLGGIYLEFAILIFLLSCLYGSLFSMAAVLLEEWSLRKFPKISDLIKLFFYSLTETLWYRPLTVFWRCEGIWQLVKGDTSWGEMKRKGVSG